The Flexistipes sp. genomic interval CGTAGCATCCAACTGGAGCTGTTTGTAATTTTTGGCAACAATTGCCGGTGCAGGTCCTACCCCCCAACATATAATCGCATCCGGATCTGCTTCGGATATTTTTGTCAGCTGCGATGTCATATCTCTGTCATTATCTCTGAATTTTTCATCAGCAACAATATTGATACCCATTTTTTTTGCTTCATTAAGAAGAGCTGTCCTGCCTGAATCGCCGTAGCCGTTCTGAGCAGTTATTATAGCAACCCTCTTCTGCCCCTTATCTTTCAAATATGAGTAAATCTTTCTAACAGCGAGTGTATCTGATGGAGCCACTTTAAAAACAAAAGGATTGATCGGTTCTATGATACGATCACTTGATGCACAAGAGATCAGAGGCATTTCAAATCTGCCTGCCAGTTCTTTGATTGCAAGTGTAGATCCGCTTCTGGTGGGACCAATTACAGCATCCACCCTGTCTTTTTTTACAAGACGAATAAATTTTTTCCTTGCTTCGGCATCGATTCCCCTGGTGTCATATAAAAACAGTTCTATCTTTTCCCCGTTAATCCCGCCGTTACTGTTGGCTTCTTCCACTAGCATTTCCAGGGTTTGTTTTTCCGGCATTCCCAGAAAGGAAGCAGGACCTGTGGTTGAGAAAAGAGCTCCCAGACGGATTTCTGCGTAACAGACTGTTGAAATTACTAAAATAAGCAAAATGAATGTTAGTTTTTTCATATATCTCCCCCTTCTTATTAAAGACCGTATATTTTTTCACCTTTAATTGTTGTAAAACCAGCATTATTAAGTGCTTCAACTGCTTTGTCGGTTTCGTCGAAACGAAAAATCATAACAGCACAGTCTCCGCTTCTCTCCACAAATGCGTACATATATTCCACGTTAACATCCGCATCCCTTAGGGCTTTTAACACACTTGCCAAACCACCGGGGACATCCGGCACTTCAACTGCAATCACATCCGTTCTGCCAACCGTAAAATCATTTTGTTTCAGGAGGTCATAGGCCTTGTCAGGGTCATTTACAATCAAGCGCAGAATTCCAAAATCTGAGGTATCAGCCAAAGACAGTGCCCTTATGTTTATGTTATTTTCTCCCAAAAGTTCCGTGACTTCATACAAACGGCCGGATATATTCTCTATAAATACGGAAATCTGTTTAATCTTCATCATTTCCTCCTTAACGTTATTTCCTTTTGTCAATTACTCTCTGAGCTTTACCCTGACTTCTTTCCAGTGTTTTTGGTTCCACAAGTTTTACTTTAGCAGTAACACCTATAATATCTTTAATGTTTCTTTCC includes:
- a CDS encoding ACT domain-containing protein, with amino-acid sequence MKIKQISVFIENISGRLYEVTELLGENNINIRALSLADTSDFGILRLIVNDPDKAYDLLKQNDFTVGRTDVIAVEVPDVPGGLASVLKALRDADVNVEYMYAFVERSGDCAVMIFRFDETDKAVEALNNAGFTTIKGEKIYGL
- a CDS encoding ABC transporter substrate-binding protein → MKKLTFILLILVISTVCYAEIRLGALFSTTGPASFLGMPEKQTLEMLVEEANSNGGINGEKIELFLYDTRGIDAEARKKFIRLVKKDRVDAVIGPTRSGSTLAIKELAGRFEMPLISCASSDRIIEPINPFVFKVAPSDTLAVRKIYSYLKDKGQKRVAIITAQNGYGDSGRTALLNEAKKMGINIVADEKFRDNDRDMTSQLTKISEADPDAIICWGVGPAPAIVAKNYKQLQLDATLFMSHGVASKKFIKLAGNAAKGIILPAGRLLVAEKLSDSNRFKSMLLEYKNAYEKRFDSSVSTFGGHAYDAFQIFKKAYNNSVEKNIKITEAIENIKGYLGTYGEFNFSKNDHNGLDMNAFIMLKIQNGDWQLLNK